A single genomic interval of Lentimicrobium saccharophilum harbors:
- a CDS encoding efflux RND transporter periplasmic adaptor subunit: protein MTSIRSIASICLFPGLLAGCSGISQKPEEIVRSVKVETVVPADSLLEKSFPGIITGGGEINLAFRVAGPIAQIAVKEGDFVRTGQLIARIDPRDYEVQLQAAQAQYDQVKAEAGRVTELHNRQSVAGNDYDKAVAGERMVTAKLKNAKDQLNDTRLLAPSQGYIQKINFSVNELIDAGMPLATLLDAGQFRVETDIPASLYLRRDEIVSYTGIQPNLPENQFKLKLLSFSKKASHNQLYKLQLAMDSEARSKLAAGMDIEVKILQKISEGSQLCVSLSALFNRDGKTYVWIYQPGTQTVTSREVTTGKLTGDGRIRISGGLKPEEQVVVAGVSLLSENQKVVPVEPVSETNAGGML from the coding sequence ATGACATCCATCAGAAGCATTGCATCAATCTGCCTGTTCCCCGGGCTGCTGGCCGGATGCAGCGGCATTTCACAAAAACCGGAAGAAATCGTCAGAAGCGTAAAAGTTGAAACTGTAGTTCCGGCCGATTCCCTGCTTGAGAAATCATTTCCGGGAATCATTACCGGAGGCGGTGAAATCAACCTGGCATTCAGGGTGGCCGGGCCGATTGCTCAGATTGCCGTGAAGGAAGGAGATTTTGTGAGAACCGGTCAGCTGATAGCCCGCATCGACCCGCGCGACTACGAAGTACAGCTGCAGGCGGCTCAGGCGCAGTACGACCAGGTGAAGGCTGAAGCCGGGCGGGTTACCGAACTGCACAACCGCCAGAGCGTTGCCGGCAATGATTACGATAAGGCGGTTGCAGGAGAACGCATGGTTACCGCCAAATTGAAAAATGCGAAAGACCAGCTCAACGATACCCGCTTACTGGCACCTTCACAGGGGTATATTCAAAAAATCAATTTCAGTGTGAATGAGCTTATCGACGCGGGGATGCCCCTGGCTACCCTGCTTGATGCCGGACAGTTCCGGGTGGAAACCGACATCCCGGCATCGCTGTATCTCCGGCGCGATGAAATCGTTTCATACACCGGCATACAACCAAACCTTCCCGAAAATCAATTTAAGCTTAAGCTGCTCAGCTTCAGTAAAAAAGCCAGCCATAATCAGCTTTATAAACTTCAACTGGCCATGGATTCCGAAGCCCGCTCAAAACTTGCCGCAGGAATGGATATTGAAGTAAAAATTCTGCAAAAAATCAGCGAAGGATCACAATTATGCGTTTCTCTCAGCGCGTTGTTCAACCGCGACGGTAAAACTTATGTTTGGATATACCAACCCGGTACGCAAACCGTGACCAGCCGTGAGGTAACCACAGGTAAGCTGACCGGCGACGGCAGAATCCGTATCAGCGGTGGTCTGAAGCCGGAAGAACAGGTGGTAGTAGCCGGAGTCAGCCTGCTCAGCGAAAACCAGAAAGTTGTCCCTGTTGAACCCGTTTCAGAAACCAACGCCGGAGGAATGTTATGA